One window of Anaerolineales bacterium genomic DNA carries:
- a CDS encoding aminotransferase class V-fold PLP-dependent enzyme, which translates to MNLEELLMKNIGKLPPPMVAWAEKRLKKIPSIRRKIEKEYDELMGGLETSLKPYKDKFPAFARLPETGRSRAEILQEMESLRKREEAQWKDGFVSGAVYHGDEEHIEFLNRVYAINSQSNPLHADVWPSTTKFEAEIVSMCANMLGGEGQAVCGTVSSGGTESIMLAMKTYRDWARDTRGIARPEMIAPITAHAAFDKASQYFGIKMVKIPVDADSRADVNAARRAVNRNTVVIMGSAPSFPHGAIDPIKDLSDLALKHRVGFHTDACLGGFVLPWAEKLGYAVPPFDFRLPGVTSISVDTHKFGYAAKGTSVILYRNKELRHYQYYTTTEWPGGLYFSPTFAGSRPGALSAACWAALTSIGEQGYMDATKRILETAEYLKNEVRQIPELRLIGDSFFVIAFASDSLDIYKVLEFMSRKKWSLNGLHKPSCMHICVTLRHTQPGVKESFISDLKAAVAHVKSHPEEKGSMAPVYGMASTMPMRGLVSDMLKKYLDLIFKV; encoded by the coding sequence ATGAACCTCGAAGAATTATTAATGAAGAATATCGGCAAACTCCCGCCGCCGATGGTGGCATGGGCGGAGAAGCGCCTGAAGAAAATCCCATCCATCCGCCGCAAGATCGAAAAGGAATACGATGAATTAATGGGCGGGTTGGAAACATCACTGAAACCCTACAAGGATAAATTCCCAGCCTTTGCAAGGCTGCCTGAAACAGGCCGCAGCCGCGCGGAGATTTTGCAGGAAATGGAATCGCTTCGCAAACGGGAGGAGGCGCAATGGAAGGATGGTTTCGTCTCCGGCGCGGTCTACCACGGCGATGAAGAACACATCGAATTCTTGAACCGGGTGTACGCGATCAACTCACAGAGTAATCCCCTGCATGCGGATGTCTGGCCCAGCACGACCAAGTTCGAGGCGGAGATCGTATCCATGTGCGCAAACATGCTCGGAGGCGAAGGCCAGGCTGTGTGCGGGACCGTATCCTCAGGCGGAACGGAAAGCATCATGCTGGCGATGAAAACCTATCGCGACTGGGCACGGGACACCAGGGGAATCGCGCGTCCCGAAATGATCGCCCCTATCACAGCTCATGCAGCATTCGACAAAGCCAGCCAGTATTTCGGGATCAAAATGGTCAAGATACCTGTGGATGCGGACTCGCGCGCCGATGTGAACGCCGCGCGAAGAGCTGTCAATCGCAACACGGTGGTCATCATGGGGTCCGCCCCCTCGTTCCCACACGGAGCCATCGACCCGATCAAGGATTTGTCCGACCTTGCGCTTAAGCATAGGGTTGGTTTTCACACGGATGCATGCCTGGGCGGGTTTGTGCTACCCTGGGCGGAGAAATTGGGCTACGCTGTCCCACCTTTTGATTTCCGCCTGCCCGGTGTGACATCCATTTCGGTGGATACGCATAAGTTCGGTTATGCCGCGAAAGGCACATCGGTGATCCTGTACCGCAACAAGGAACTGCGCCATTATCAATATTACACAACCACCGAATGGCCCGGCGGGTTGTACTTCTCACCCACCTTTGCGGGCAGCCGGCCGGGCGCGTTGAGCGCGGCATGTTGGGCGGCGTTGACTTCCATCGGCGAACAAGGCTACATGGACGCGACAAAAAGGATTCTCGAAACCGCCGAGTATTTGAAAAATGAAGTCAGGCAAATCCCAGAATTGCGCCTGATCGGCGATTCATTCTTCGTGATCGCATTCGCGTCCGACAGCCTCGATATCTACAAAGTCCTGGAGTTTATGAGCCGCAAAAAATGGAGCTTGAACGGATTGCACAAGCCTTCGTGCATGCACATCTGTGTGACGCTGCGACACACCCAGCCCGGCGTGAAGGAGAGCTTCATCTCCGACCTCAAGGCTGCGGTGGCGCATGTGAAAAGTCATCCCGAGGAGAAGGGGAGCATGGCGCCCGTGTATGGCATGGCATCCACCATGCCCATGCGCGGACTGGTGAGTGATATGCTAAAGAAGTATCTGGATTTGATTTTTAAAGTTTAG
- a CDS encoding amidase yields MKNQYDLKSVNFPYLAGGMLKLTASLLEGPLQGLLIPNLFETAGITHLRKQHFDEPPTNLPIHYTGVLQTDPASVPEALWPEKPSQGKGFRFASIHDFAKAYRDGRTTPEEVANRVLDSIEASDSSNPPIRAFIAINRDNVMKQASESTQRFKEGRPLGIFDGVPVAVKDEIDMTPYPTTVGTSFLGKTPAKEDATVVARLRAGGALLIGKTNMYEIGIGVTGLNPHYGTPRNPYNTNHYTGGSSSGSATAVAAGFVPVAIGADGGGSIRIPSAFCGLVGLKPTFGRVTEHGAYPLDWSVAHVGPIGASATDAALTYAIIAGPDPKDANSLHQPLPTLEGWDNLNLNGFRIGIYRPWFDHAEEKVVTLCDAMVKNFEEMGCEVREIVIPDLEANRVAHLFTIVSEMLQGLGKYYDKYHREHGNDVRVNLALGRQFSADDYVKAQRIRTRMIGHFVSAFKEVDVILTPTTAIAAPVIKKSALPDGDSDLTVLTEIMRFVTTANMTGHPAISFPVGYTQIGLPVGMQAIGRAWEEHQLLRMALAAEQVVERKAPQVHYPILGK; encoded by the coding sequence ATGAAAAACCAATATGACCTGAAATCGGTCAACTTCCCCTACCTTGCCGGTGGAATGTTGAAATTGACCGCGTCCTTGCTTGAAGGACCGCTGCAGGGATTGTTGATTCCCAATCTGTTCGAAACCGCGGGCATTACTCACCTGCGCAAACAGCACTTTGACGAACCGCCAACGAATCTTCCAATTCATTACACCGGGGTATTGCAAACCGACCCGGCATCCGTACCGGAGGCGCTTTGGCCTGAAAAACCATCTCAAGGCAAGGGATTTCGATTTGCATCCATCCACGATTTTGCCAAAGCCTATCGCGATGGAAGGACGACCCCGGAAGAAGTTGCAAATCGTGTGCTGGACTCCATCGAAGCCAGCGATTCGTCCAACCCGCCGATCAGGGCATTCATTGCCATCAACCGCGACAATGTGATGAAACAGGCAAGTGAATCGACTCAGCGCTTCAAGGAAGGCAGACCGCTTGGCATCTTCGACGGCGTACCCGTCGCAGTCAAAGATGAAATCGATATGACGCCCTACCCCACCACTGTGGGAACCTCGTTCCTTGGTAAGACGCCTGCAAAAGAAGACGCAACTGTTGTTGCGCGATTGCGCGCAGGGGGCGCATTGCTGATCGGCAAAACCAATATGTATGAGATCGGCATCGGCGTGACCGGGCTGAATCCGCATTACGGCACGCCGCGCAATCCCTACAACACAAACCATTACACGGGTGGTAGTTCAAGCGGATCCGCCACTGCTGTTGCCGCCGGGTTCGTTCCAGTCGCCATCGGCGCGGACGGAGGCGGCTCGATCCGCATTCCTTCGGCGTTTTGCGGACTTGTCGGCTTAAAACCCACCTTCGGCAGAGTCACCGAACACGGAGCGTACCCCCTCGACTGGAGCGTCGCTCATGTGGGACCCATCGGCGCTTCTGCCACCGATGCCGCACTGACCTATGCCATCATCGCCGGACCCGACCCGAAAGACGCAAACTCCCTGCACCAGCCGCTACCCACCCTCGAAGGCTGGGACAATCTCAATTTGAACGGGTTCAGAATCGGCATCTATCGCCCCTGGTTCGACCATGCGGAAGAAAAGGTTGTTACCTTGTGCGATGCCATGGTCAAGAATTTCGAAGAGATGGGGTGCGAAGTAAGGGAAATCGTAATTCCCGATCTCGAAGCCAATCGTGTGGCACATTTATTCACCATTGTCAGCGAGATGCTGCAGGGTCTTGGGAAGTATTATGACAAATACCATCGCGAGCACGGAAACGATGTCCGGGTCAACCTTGCGCTGGGCCGGCAGTTCAGCGCGGACGATTATGTCAAAGCGCAGCGCATCCGCACCCGGATGATCGGTCACTTCGTGAGTGCCTTCAAAGAAGTGGATGTGATCCTTACTCCCACGACTGCCATCGCCGCGCCTGTGATCAAGAAGAGCGCCCTACCAGATGGCGATTCTGATCTCACCGTCCTGACCGAGATCATGCGCTTCGTCACCACCGCGAACATGACGGGTCACCCCGCAATTTCCTTCCCTGTCGGTTACACTCAAATCGGATTGCCCGTTGGCATGCAAGCCATCGGTCGCGCATGGGAAGAGCATCAACTCCTCCGAATGGCGCTCGCCGCGGAACAGGTTGTCGAGCGAAAAGCGCCCCAAGTTCATTATCCGATCCTCGGTAAATAA
- a CDS encoding class I SAM-dependent methyltransferase: MTLQKDPEGFEKKHLDSIVDLNGKRIMEVGCGEGRLTWKYASASSLTIGFDPDHSALRVARADSSPDLHDKVRFACASAKNIPFRKETFDIAILAWSL; encoded by the coding sequence ATGACCCTGCAAAAAGATCCCGAAGGTTTCGAAAAAAAACATCTGGACAGCATTGTTGACCTTAATGGAAAACGCATCATGGAGGTCGGATGCGGCGAAGGGCGTTTGACGTGGAAGTACGCCTCCGCCTCGTCCCTGACCATCGGGTTTGACCCCGACCATTCGGCCTTGCGTGTCGCCCGTGCGGATTCCTCCCCTGACCTGCACGACAAAGTCCGCTTTGCGTGTGCCAGCGCAAAAAACATTCCTTTCCGTAAAGAAACTTTCGATATCGCCATCCTCGCCTGGTCGCTTTGA
- a CDS encoding alpha/beta fold hydrolase, with protein sequence MSIIALRNQEYPGSEITVVKELERGVNYRRYYVYYLSEGLKIYALLTIPNGEKPDGGFPAIVFNHGYIPPDVYRTTERYIHYVDQLARSGYVVFRIDYRGHDQSEGEATGAYGNPGYQIDVMNAVTSLQRHPDINPEKIGMWGHSMGGYLTLRAMVISDEVKVGVIWAGVVASYTDLLYNWRRTGAFTPSPSSTGRGWRGAWIEQYGTPEQNPVFWDSVSATSYLAELSGPLELHHGTADEDVPVEFSIRLAELGRQYGQIVNLYTYDGDNHNISKYFSQAMRQTIAFYDIYLK encoded by the coding sequence ATGAGCATCATCGCGCTCAGAAACCAGGAATATCCCGGCAGCGAGATCACCGTCGTTAAAGAATTGGAGCGCGGCGTGAATTACCGCCGATATTATGTCTATTATCTTTCTGAGGGACTGAAGATCTATGCCCTGCTTACCATTCCCAATGGCGAGAAACCCGATGGGGGCTTCCCTGCCATCGTCTTCAACCACGGCTACATCCCGCCGGACGTGTACCGCACGACCGAGCGATACATTCACTATGTCGATCAACTTGCGCGCTCGGGCTACGTCGTTTTCCGCATCGATTACCGCGGACACGATCAATCCGAAGGCGAGGCGACAGGCGCATACGGCAACCCCGGCTACCAGATCGATGTCATGAATGCCGTCACATCCCTCCAACGGCATCCCGATATAAACCCGGAGAAGATCGGCATGTGGGGCCATTCGATGGGCGGATATTTGACCCTGCGCGCGATGGTCATTTCGGATGAAGTGAAAGTCGGCGTGATCTGGGCTGGCGTCGTCGCTTCGTATACGGACCTGCTCTACAACTGGCGGCGGACGGGCGCATTCACTCCCTCACCGAGCTCCACAGGGAGGGGGTGGCGCGGCGCATGGATCGAGCAATATGGAACTCCGGAGCAGAACCCTGTCTTTTGGGATTCTGTCTCTGCGACATCCTACCTCGCGGAGCTTTCCGGACCATTGGAACTGCATCATGGAACTGCGGACGAAGATGTCCCCGTTGAGTTTTCGATCCGGCTGGCGGAGTTGGGACGGCAGTATGGACAGATCGTAAATTTATATACCTACGACGGCGACAACCACAATATATCCAAATATTTCTCGCAGGCAATGAGACAAACGATCGCATTCTACGATATCTATTTGAAATGA
- a CDS encoding cation:proton antiporter has translation MLEELFSKPVGFFLIVMAIILITPLISERLKLPGIIGIIIGGMLIGPHGLGLLEDNDRIQFLSTIGLVYLMFSAGLEVDINQFMKVRARALVFGIITFIFPQLMGMGLGYILGLDWLGMILLGSAFASHTLIAFPILTKLGVTRNEAVAVTTGATVLTDIGAFIILAVVLGAGKGGLSFGYFAQLFVLLAIFTALIIFGLPRFGKFVFQRLTGRAVEFQFVIVALFVAAFVAEVIGVHEVVGAFLAGLAVNSMLPCHSPVAGHVLFIGESFFIPVFLLYSGLITNPLTFLESPQTIVVAAGVTVVAYVSKFIAAWLTARIYKYSKSEFWTVYGLSHAQAAVTIPTLVIGLETGLFDPTLFNAAILMILLTSITSPLIVQRFAPDIQTVSADVEQTSLFGRILVPVSESGHSEGLVSLASLLARGSKGKVLAVSIAQDKGPNEHNSLMMHKELLGKVSQSMHDPDAEIEFIPRLAATHAQGILHMAQEEKASLIVMGWRGRRTFRESVLGSVLDEVIWGTDSPVVAGKLSLPLNSMRQVIFIVPPKAVPPIALRRMVEATLAIAKALNVPLLVRADKSYVQNLEALFAAINPDQVYKLETLKDQLKPEKLEHEVVSDFIILPGFGSRKRVQDTLGNIPEQIARYFEGNLAILHFDR, from the coding sequence GTGCTCGAAGAACTCTTCTCCAAACCCGTAGGCTTTTTCCTGATCGTCATGGCGATCATCCTGATCACGCCGCTGATCTCGGAACGGTTAAAACTGCCCGGCATCATCGGCATCATAATCGGCGGCATGCTCATCGGTCCGCACGGGCTTGGCCTGCTCGAAGATAACGACCGCATCCAATTCCTCTCGACCATCGGACTGGTCTACCTCATGTTCAGTGCCGGTCTCGAAGTCGATATCAATCAGTTCATGAAGGTCCGCGCACGGGCTTTGGTGTTTGGCATCATCACCTTCATCTTTCCGCAATTGATGGGTATGGGGCTTGGCTACATCCTCGGGCTCGACTGGCTTGGGATGATCCTGCTTGGTTCTGCGTTTGCATCCCATACCCTTATCGCATTCCCCATCCTTACAAAGCTTGGCGTCACTCGTAATGAGGCGGTGGCCGTCACAACCGGCGCAACCGTCCTTACAGACATTGGCGCATTCATTATCCTTGCAGTAGTCCTCGGCGCAGGCAAGGGCGGTTTGAGCTTCGGTTATTTTGCTCAATTGTTCGTTCTACTTGCCATCTTTACGGCGCTCATCATTTTTGGGTTGCCGCGTTTTGGCAAGTTTGTCTTTCAAAGACTCACTGGTCGCGCCGTCGAATTTCAATTCGTGATTGTCGCGCTTTTTGTCGCCGCCTTTGTGGCTGAAGTCATCGGCGTGCATGAAGTGGTCGGTGCGTTCCTTGCGGGACTGGCGGTCAACTCGATGTTGCCGTGCCACAGCCCGGTGGCGGGTCATGTACTCTTTATCGGCGAGTCCTTTTTCATTCCCGTCTTTTTATTATACAGCGGTCTGATCACCAATCCGCTGACTTTTCTCGAAAGCCCGCAGACCATTGTTGTGGCGGCAGGGGTCACAGTCGTTGCATACGTTTCCAAATTCATCGCCGCCTGGCTCACTGCCCGGATTTACAAATACTCAAAATCCGAGTTCTGGACCGTCTATGGGTTATCCCATGCCCAGGCTGCAGTCACGATCCCAACCCTTGTTATCGGTTTGGAAACTGGACTTTTTGACCCAACACTCTTCAACGCCGCCATCCTGATGATTCTCCTCACTTCGATCACTTCGCCTCTCATCGTCCAGCGGTTCGCCCCCGACATTCAAACTGTCTCCGCCGACGTTGAGCAGACTTCACTCTTCGGTCGGATTCTCGTCCCCGTCTCCGAGTCGGGACACTCCGAAGGTTTGGTTTCTCTTGCAAGTTTGCTCGCCCGGGGTTCGAAGGGAAAGGTTTTGGCGGTCAGCATCGCGCAGGACAAGGGACCGAACGAACACAATAGTCTGATGATGCATAAGGAATTATTAGGCAAAGTGAGCCAATCCATGCATGATCCGGACGCCGAGATCGAATTCATACCGCGTCTTGCCGCCACTCATGCACAGGGAATCCTTCATATGGCACAGGAGGAAAAGGCCTCACTGATCGTCATGGGCTGGCGCGGACGGCGGACCTTTCGTGAGAGCGTTCTTGGGTCGGTCCTGGATGAAGTGATCTGGGGAACCGATTCTCCGGTGGTGGCGGGGAAGTTATCCCTGCCATTGAACAGCATGCGGCAGGTGATCTTTATTGTTCCACCCAAAGCGGTGCCTCCCATCGCCCTGCGCCGGATGGTGGAAGCCACGCTTGCCATCGCCAAGGCGTTGAACGTCCCTCTGCTCGTCCGCGCGGATAAAAGCTATGTTCAAAACCTCGAAGCATTATTTGCCGCAATCAACCCCGACCAGGTATATAAGCTGGAGACATTGAAAGACCAGCTCAAACCAGAGAAATTGGAACACGAAGTCGTCAGCGATTTCATCATCCTGCCGGGTTTTGGCTCCCGCAAACGTGTTCAGGATACGCTTGGGAACATTCCCGAACAGATCGCCCGGTATTTCGAGGGCAACCTCGCGATCTTGCATTTTGATAGATAG
- a CDS encoding GNAT family N-acetyltransferase: MEYKRDSFIISDDPSRLDVDAICDFLSRAYWADKRPRGVIEKSIQFSVNFGLYDGERQIGFARVVTDRAIFAYLCDVFIHEDYRGRELGKWMMKCVMSHPDLQGMKRWCLLTRDAHGLYNQFGFTELGNPSRWMEKLDPAQ; this comes from the coding sequence ATGGAATACAAAAGAGACAGCTTTATCATTTCAGATGACCCTTCGCGCCTTGATGTGGATGCAATTTGTGATTTCCTCTCACGCGCCTATTGGGCGGACAAACGTCCGCGTGGGGTGATCGAGAAATCGATACAGTTTTCGGTGAATTTCGGCTTGTACGATGGGGAAAGACAAATCGGCTTCGCGCGCGTGGTGACTGACCGCGCCATCTTTGCCTATCTTTGCGATGTCTTTATCCACGAGGACTATCGCGGTCGGGAGTTGGGAAAATGGATGATGAAATGTGTAATGTCCCACCCTGATTTACAGGGGATGAAACGTTGGTGTCTTCTCACTCGCGACGCTCATGGATTGTATAATCAGTTTGGTTTTACCGAACTGGGCAACCCATCTCGCTGGATGGAAAAGCTCGACCCGGCCCAATAA
- a CDS encoding proline racemase family protein produces MRLTNMITAVDLHACGEPGRVITGGVLDVPGRTMFEKMKFMEKNLDDLRLRMLREPRGYPALCCNVIMQPTNPDAAAGFIIMEQTEYPPMSGTNTICVATTLLETGMIPMRDPVTEFMLEAPAGLVGIRAECKDGKVTQITFKNVPAFAVHLDLNVEIPTLGTVKVDVAWGGMFYAIADAAQFGLQLTPDEGRDITRITEMVKSATAEQYPVMHPDNPEITGPTIGQLSAPPVHPQAHRKNVVTVSTGKIDWNKPSTWTGVIDRSPCGTGTCAKMATLYARHQLGLDQDFIHEGILGTLFTGRLIEETQVGPYKAVVPTIGGTAWITGIHQFVVDPSDPYPNGFTIGDIW; encoded by the coding sequence ATGCGCCTCACCAACATGATCACCGCTGTTGACCTGCACGCCTGCGGCGAACCGGGGCGAGTCATCACCGGCGGCGTGCTCGACGTGCCCGGCAGGACGATGTTCGAGAAGATGAAATTCATGGAGAAAAATCTCGACGACCTGCGCCTGCGTATGTTACGCGAGCCGCGCGGATACCCCGCCTTATGCTGCAACGTCATCATGCAGCCTACGAATCCAGACGCCGCCGCAGGCTTCATCATCATGGAGCAGACCGAGTATCCGCCCATGTCTGGCACGAACACCATCTGTGTGGCGACAACCCTGCTCGAGACAGGCATGATTCCTATGCGTGATCCCGTCACCGAATTCATGCTTGAAGCGCCCGCTGGGCTGGTCGGCATCCGTGCTGAGTGCAAAGATGGCAAGGTCACGCAAATCACGTTCAAGAACGTCCCCGCTTTTGCCGTGCATCTCGACCTCAATGTCGAAATCCCCACGCTTGGCACCGTCAAAGTGGACGTGGCTTGGGGTGGCATGTTCTACGCGATTGCAGACGCCGCGCAATTCGGCTTGCAACTCACGCCCGACGAAGGCAGAGACATCACCCGCATCACTGAAATGGTCAAATCTGCCACGGCAGAGCAATACCCGGTCATGCATCCTGATAACCCGGAAATTACCGGTCCAACCATTGGGCAGCTTTCCGCGCCGCCGGTACATCCGCAAGCGCACCGCAAAAATGTCGTCACTGTTTCCACCGGCAAAATCGACTGGAACAAACCCTCCACCTGGACAGGCGTCATTGACCGTTCTCCCTGCGGCACGGGCACATGCGCCAAGATGGCAACACTGTACGCGCGCCATCAACTTGGCTTGGATCAAGATTTCATCCACGAAGGGATTCTCGGCACGCTCTTCACGGGTCGGCTCATCGAAGAGACGCAGGTCGGTCCGTACAAAGCCGTTGTCCCCACCATTGGCGGCACAGCGTGGATCACGGGCATCCATCAATTCGTGGTCGACCCCAGTGACCCATACCCGAATGGATTTACAATCGGCGATATCTGGTAA
- a CDS encoding molybdopterin molybdenumtransferase MoeA: MPEFLTLLPPDEAREKLLAALSRATPDSEILAVDSALGRVTAEDIVAPHPLPEFPRTTVDGYAVRAADTFGATDSLPAYLHLIGEVPMGDEPSIEIGAGQCALIHTGGMLPDGADAVVMLEYTQQIVGAGSVRPEIEVFKSVADGENVIRIGEDVAKDQIVIPKGATLRPAEIGGLMALGITSLRVARKPRVGLISTGDEVIEPGQYPRPGQVRDINSYTLGALIEKSGGIPVRYGIIGDEFELLKSASAKALNECDVVIVTAGSSASTRDMTAEVIRQLGEPGVLVHGINTRPGKPTILGKCKGKAVIGLPGNPVSALVNGYLFVVPVIERLLGAIPKPKATVQAKLTVNLPSQAGREDWWAVKLSPSPSGRGGRSEGWIAEPIFGKSNLIFTLAAGDGLLKIHPDATGLSAGEIVEVILI, from the coding sequence ATGCCCGAATTTCTGACCCTCCTCCCGCCGGACGAAGCGCGTGAAAAACTTCTTGCGGCTCTTTCCAGGGCGACGCCTGATTCAGAAATCCTGGCTGTGGATTCCGCCCTGGGCAGAGTCACTGCCGAGGATATTGTTGCGCCGCACCCGTTGCCCGAATTCCCTCGCACCACCGTGGATGGATATGCCGTCCGCGCCGCAGACACTTTTGGCGCGACAGACTCCCTGCCAGCGTATCTTCATCTCATCGGCGAGGTGCCAATGGGGGATGAGCCGTCCATTGAAATTGGCGCAGGTCAATGTGCTTTGATCCACACTGGCGGCATGCTCCCGGATGGCGCAGATGCGGTTGTAATGTTGGAATACACCCAGCAAATTGTAGGCGCGGGGTCCGTCCGCCCAGAGATCGAGGTTTTTAAATCCGTCGCAGACGGCGAGAATGTCATCCGTATTGGCGAGGATGTTGCCAAAGACCAGATCGTGATTCCCAAAGGCGCCACTTTGCGCCCAGCCGAAATTGGCGGGCTGATGGCGTTGGGAATCACATCCCTGCGCGTAGCCAGAAAGCCGCGGGTAGGGTTGATCTCAACAGGCGATGAAGTCATCGAACCTGGACAATATCCAAGACCCGGACAGGTGCGCGACATTAACTCGTACACGCTGGGAGCATTGATCGAGAAGAGCGGGGGAATTCCCGTCCGCTATGGGATCATTGGCGATGAATTTGAGTTACTGAAAAGCGCTTCGGCGAAGGCTCTCAATGAGTGTGATGTGGTCATCGTCACTGCCGGGTCGTCCGCCTCCACCCGCGACATGACCGCTGAAGTCATCCGCCAACTTGGGGAACCCGGTGTGCTTGTGCATGGCATCAACACCCGTCCCGGCAAACCGACCATCCTCGGCAAGTGCAAGGGCAAAGCGGTCATCGGGTTGCCCGGCAATCCCGTCAGCGCCCTGGTGAATGGATATTTATTTGTCGTGCCGGTCATCGAGAGGTTGCTGGGCGCAATACCCAAACCCAAAGCGACTGTGCAGGCAAAGTTAACCGTCAACCTGCCGTCGCAGGCAGGGCGCGAAGATTGGTGGGCGGTGAAGTTGTCCCCCTCGCCCTCAGGGAGAGGGGGCAGGAGTGAGGGTTGGATCGCCGAGCCGATATTTGGGAAGAGCAATTTGATATTTACCCTGGCGGCGGGTGATGGCTTGCTGAAAATTCATCCTGACGCAACGGGATTGAGCGCGGGTGAAATCGTGGAAGTGATTTTGATCTAG
- a CDS encoding aminotransferase class I/II-fold pyridoxal phosphate-dependent enzyme: MLLSPFKLERYFARYEFNTEFLLCSSDCESMSISELLALEDGAADKFQRHWLGYTESLGSPALRSEIAGMYSTTQPEDILVFSGANEAIYLFMLAALKENDHVIVQSPHYQSLSEVAKGLGCLVSPWRAREENGWALDLVELRRLIRSSTKAIIVNVPHNPTGYLMPRADFDSLNELVEENKLLLFSDEVYRESEYNPADRLPAAVDYGVHAVSLGVTSKTYGLAGLRIGWIATKNRDLYNKLASLKDYTTICNSAPSEFLAEVALRHRMKLAGRNLNIIQSNLTIIDNLFTRHASLFTWHRPKAGSMGFPRLLEGNVESFCDDLVKKAGVLLLPGTMYDETTNHFRLGLGRKNLPQAVERLEEYLVRS; encoded by the coding sequence ATGCTACTCTCTCCTTTCAAACTCGAACGTTATTTTGCAAGATACGAATTCAACACCGAATTCCTGCTTTGCTCCTCGGATTGTGAATCCATGTCGATCTCGGAGTTGCTTGCCCTCGAAGATGGCGCGGCGGATAAATTCCAAAGGCACTGGCTTGGGTACACTGAATCGTTGGGCAGCCCCGCTTTGCGATCGGAGATTGCAGGAATGTATTCGACAACCCAGCCTGAAGACATTTTGGTCTTTTCTGGCGCGAACGAAGCCATCTACCTTTTCATGTTGGCGGCTTTGAAGGAGAATGACCATGTCATTGTCCAATCGCCGCATTACCAATCCCTGAGCGAGGTGGCAAAGGGACTCGGATGCCTTGTCAGCCCGTGGCGTGCGCGCGAAGAGAACGGCTGGGCGTTGGATCTGGTTGAACTGCGCCGCCTCATCCGTTCATCGACAAAAGCGATTATCGTTAATGTGCCGCACAATCCAACCGGTTATCTCATGCCCCGCGCGGACTTTGACTCACTCAATGAACTTGTAGAAGAAAATAAATTACTTCTTTTCTCCGACGAGGTCTACCGCGAATCCGAATACAACCCGGCCGACCGGCTTCCCGCCGCCGTGGACTATGGCGTCCACGCTGTCTCGCTTGGCGTCACTTCCAAAACGTACGGTTTGGCAGGTTTGCGTATCGGCTGGATCGCCACCAAAAACCGGGACCTTTACAACAAATTGGCTTCCCTGAAAGATTACACCACCATTTGCAACTCTGCCCCCAGCGAGTTCCTTGCCGAAGTTGCCCTTCGTCACCGCATGAAGCTTGCCGGTCGAAATCTGAACATAATCCAAAGCAACTTAACTATCATTGACAATCTCTTCACGCGCCACGCTTCACTTTTCACCTGGCATCGCCCGAAGGCGGGTTCGATGGGCTTCCCGAGACTTCTCGAAGGCAATGTCGAATCTTTCTGTGACGACCTCGTCAAAAAGGCAGGAGTCCTCCTGCTCCCCGGCACAATGTACGACGAAACGACCAACCACTTCCGCCTGGGTCTGGGACGCAAAAACCTCCCTCAAGCGGTGGAGCGTTTGGAAGAGTATCTGGTGAGATCATAA
- a CDS encoding DinB family protein: MSEVSELAEKLKTEGERMTAFFAGLSEEQWNADVYTEGTTWSIRNVLSHFVTSERGLIRLFERIRTTGEGSSVDFSIDRYNTAQQEKTKDLSPAELIEQYKQTRAGSVQWVSGLKEAELEIKGRHPFLGETVIREMVKMLYLHNQLHYRDVKRALK; the protein is encoded by the coding sequence ATGTCTGAAGTTTCAGAACTTGCCGAAAAACTTAAAACCGAAGGTGAACGCATGACGGCGTTCTTTGCGGGATTGAGCGAAGAGCAATGGAATGCTGATGTATACACCGAAGGGACCACGTGGAGCATCCGCAATGTGCTTTCGCATTTTGTCACCTCAGAGCGCGGATTGATCCGACTCTTCGAACGCATTCGCACGACCGGCGAAGGATCTTCAGTTGATTTCTCCATTGACCGCTACAACACCGCACAGCAGGAAAAGACAAAAGATTTGTCTCCTGCTGAACTGATCGAACAATACAAACAAACCCGCGCCGGGTCCGTGCAGTGGGTAAGCGGACTGAAGGAAGCGGAATTGGAGATCAAGGGGCGGCACCCATTCCTGGGCGAAACGGTCATTCGCGAAATGGTGAAGATGTTATACCTGCACAATCAACTTCATTATCGGGATGTGAAGCGGGCTTTGAAATAA